In Deinococcus psychrotolerans, a genomic segment contains:
- the phoU gene encoding phosphate signaling complex protein PhoU: MREVLEQDLQKVLRDALEMLSTVERMLPIAADVLLHQNVKRLPEIRSIDREVDALETQIEAECLRIIALHQPVARDLRLVALVLKSLSDIERMGDYAVHVAADSAELAQAAPLKRYVNLGRMLERLQEMSVHLRAAITERDVKKANETLQMDDEVDDLYEQTQRELVTYMLEDPRNISKSLTLMRVGRSLERIGDHMENVAERLNYWITGQRETQMRD, from the coding sequence ATGCGTGAAGTGTTGGAACAAGATTTGCAAAAAGTGCTGCGTGACGCCCTCGAAATGCTCAGTACGGTAGAGCGGATGCTGCCGATTGCCGCCGACGTGCTGCTGCATCAAAATGTCAAACGCCTTCCCGAAATTCGCTCGATTGACCGCGAAGTCGACGCGCTGGAAACCCAGATCGAAGCCGAGTGCCTGCGGATCATCGCCCTGCACCAGCCGGTCGCCCGCGATCTGCGTTTGGTGGCGCTGGTGCTCAAGAGCTTGTCGGACATCGAGCGGATGGGCGACTACGCCGTTCACGTGGCCGCCGACAGCGCGGAACTGGCGCAGGCCGCGCCTCTCAAGCGCTACGTCAACTTGGGCCGGATGCTGGAGCGCCTGCAAGAAATGAGCGTGCATCTGCGCGCGGCTATCACCGAGCGCGACGTGAAGAAGGCCAACGAAACCTTGCAGATGGACGATGAAGTCGACGACCTCTACGAGCAGACCCAGCGCGAACTCGTCACGTACATGCTCGAAGACCCGCGCAACATCTCCAAGAGCTTGACCCTGATGCGGGTGGGCCGCAGCTTGGAGCGCATCGGCGACCACATGGAAAACGTGGCCGAGCGCCTGAATTACTGGATCACCGGCCAGCGCGAAACGCAGATGCGCGACTGA